One Candidatus Campbellbacteria bacterium genomic region harbors:
- a CDS encoding MFS transporter, giving the protein MKRTILLKNTYLFTFFLGLHAFLFLYINSSILEQFVSQKQVGVLFAISSLFTIPILIFLPHILKKFGDVRLTLATLILEGTALFYLVSSTNIYVVIMAFFAHTVLLRILLLDTDVLLESASRDAATGKTRGIFLTILNSSLVLSPLLVGILLQQGNTYMRVFVAALCALVPAFLILAFSFKHFSDPRYTRIALVPTIKKMWNTQALRIIFMLDMVLRTFYATMVIYMGMYLHTTLSLPWSSIGIIFTVMLLPFALLEFPLGYLADTRFGEKEMLIAGLMITGITTVLLPWITSTSVIVWSIALLITRIGASTIEIMTETYFFKHVQGKDLEMMSLYRIVEPCAYVVAPIGASILLFFIDTQYLFLVLGAIVLCGLVPAYALHDTK; this is encoded by the coding sequence ATGAAACGCACGATACTCTTGAAGAATACATACCTCTTCACCTTTTTTCTTGGCCTTCACGCATTTCTCTTCCTCTATATCAATTCAAGCATTCTTGAACAATTTGTTTCTCAAAAACAAGTTGGAGTATTGTTTGCAATAAGCTCACTTTTTACCATTCCTATTCTTATATTCCTTCCTCACATACTAAAGAAATTCGGTGATGTACGCCTTACACTCGCAACACTCATACTTGAAGGTACTGCTCTTTTTTATTTAGTTAGCAGCACAAACATATATGTCGTTATCATGGCATTTTTTGCACACACTGTTTTGTTGCGCATCCTTCTTCTTGATACTGATGTATTACTTGAAAGCGCTTCGCGCGATGCAGCGACCGGAAAAACTCGTGGTATTTTTCTAACTATCCTCAACTCATCTCTGGTCCTCTCTCCTCTTCTCGTTGGAATACTTTTACAGCAGGGAAATACCTACATGCGCGTTTTTGTCGCTGCCCTATGCGCACTCGTCCCCGCTTTTCTCATACTGGCATTTTCTTTCAAGCATTTTTCAGACCCTCGATACACCCGCATTGCCCTCGTGCCAACCATTAAAAAAATGTGGAACACGCAAGCCTTACGTATTATTTTTATGTTAGATATGGTACTGCGCACCTTTTATGCAACCATGGTGATTTACATGGGTATGTACCTACACACAACGCTATCTCTCCCGTGGAGTAGCATTGGAATCATCTTTACAGTCATGCTTCTTCCCTTTGCACTTCTTGAGTTTCCTCTCGGCTATCTCGCCGACACACGCTTTGGAGAAAAGGAGATGCTTATTGCAGGCCTCATGATAACTGGAATTACAACAGTACTACTTCCATGGATAACAAGCACCAGTGTCATTGTGTGGAGTATCGCCCTTCTTATAACGCGTATTGGTGCAAGCACCATAGAAATAATGACCGAAACATACTTTTTCAAACACGTGCAAGGAAAAGATCTTGAAATGATGAGCTTATACCGCATTGTTGAACCCTGTGCGTATGTCGTAGCCCCTATCGGTGCCTCAATACTGCTATTTTTTATTGATACACAATATCTTTTTCTCGTTCTTGGAGCCATCGTACTCTGCGGGCTCGTTCCCGCGTATGCTCTTCACGATACAAAATAG
- a CDS encoding methionine--tRNA ligase, whose amino-acid sequence MKKTYITTTLPYVNDNPHVGHALEFVQADTYARSRRLQGDEVFFNTGTDEHGQKIFTKAKEEGKEVQAYVDFYAKRFESLKEKLNLSFDAFVRTTNPHHISAAQELWRRCEVGGDIYKKNFEGLYCVGCERYLNDRDLVDGRCPLHPNLVPERVSEENYFFRFSKYTDALREYLTKNSIVPAVRRIEAERLIGEGLEDFSISRRKERMSWGVPVPGDDEHVMYVWFDALTNYISTLGWPEDSDGTFQKFWIDGTTVQMAGKDQVRFQSLMWQAMLMSAHIKPTDLVVYHGFITSGGQKISKSLGNVIDPIAFVDEFGTDAVRYFFLRHIHPFEDSDFTRERFVESYNAGLSNGLGNLVSRVMKMAEEYLDAPVQVPEWEDFSAYFELLDTYRFNDACDMVWAEITECDVSIQETQPFKIIKTDPEKGRALIAELAVRVYRIGRMLNPLMPTTSNLIKEAVRANKKPENLFVRK is encoded by the coding sequence ATGAAAAAAACATACATTACCACAACACTCCCGTATGTTAATGACAATCCTCATGTAGGGCACGCTCTCGAGTTTGTTCAAGCAGATACATATGCGCGATCACGACGGTTACAAGGCGATGAGGTGTTTTTTAATACAGGAACAGATGAGCACGGGCAGAAAATATTTACTAAAGCAAAAGAGGAGGGAAAAGAGGTTCAGGCGTATGTTGATTTTTATGCGAAACGTTTTGAAAGTCTAAAAGAAAAATTAAACCTCTCGTTTGATGCGTTCGTACGAACAACCAATCCGCACCATATATCTGCGGCTCAAGAATTATGGCGTCGCTGTGAGGTGGGGGGTGATATCTATAAAAAAAATTTTGAAGGACTGTACTGTGTCGGGTGTGAGAGGTATCTCAATGATCGAGATCTCGTGGATGGGCGTTGTCCGTTGCACCCAAATTTAGTACCAGAACGTGTATCCGAAGAAAATTATTTTTTTCGTTTTTCAAAATATACTGACGCACTTCGAGAGTATCTTACAAAAAATTCTATTGTGCCTGCAGTTCGTCGGATAGAAGCAGAGCGGTTGATTGGAGAGGGGCTTGAGGATTTTTCAATATCACGACGAAAAGAGCGGATGTCGTGGGGAGTCCCAGTTCCTGGTGATGATGAACACGTGATGTATGTATGGTTTGACGCTCTTACTAACTATATTTCAACATTAGGATGGCCAGAAGATTCGGATGGCACTTTCCAGAAGTTTTGGATTGATGGAACAACGGTTCAAATGGCGGGGAAGGATCAAGTTCGTTTTCAGTCGCTCATGTGGCAGGCAATGCTTATGTCGGCACACATTAAGCCCACCGACCTTGTTGTGTATCACGGATTTATAACAAGTGGAGGACAAAAAATAAGCAAATCACTCGGAAATGTAATAGACCCAATTGCGTTTGTTGACGAATTTGGTACAGACGCTGTTCGGTATTTCTTTTTACGCCACATTCACCCGTTTGAAGATTCTGATTTTACCCGGGAGCGTTTTGTTGAAAGCTACAATGCAGGACTCTCTAATGGCTTAGGAAATCTTGTGTCTCGTGTTATGAAAATGGCGGAAGAGTATCTTGATGCTCCTGTGCAGGTTCCTGAATGGGAAGATTTTAGTGCGTATTTTGAATTACTTGATACCTATCGATTTAATGACGCGTGCGATATGGTGTGGGCTGAGATTACTGAGTGTGACGTGTCAATCCAAGAAACACAGCCATTTAAGATAATTAAAACAGATCCAGAAAAAGGGAGGGCACTTATTGCGGAACTTGCCGTACGAGTATACCGCATTGGTCGTATGCTCAATCCGTTGATGCCGACAACATCAAACCTCATTAAAGAGGCGGTAAGAGCAAATAAAAAACCCGAAAATCTTTTTGTAAGAAAATAG
- a CDS encoding PAS domain S-box protein codes for MFKKLKLKTKIIFSIFVSAVILSILTAAGVYFYLGNTLVNEKLKETDKLITEQVHESRQILDKNEVFVKTIATQEYVKEYLQNPDEKKRLAVLKIFSDYASTDPKYLSLYLLNTKGIALLSTDPSFVGQDYSFRVYYTEGMAGRPSVDLLLGKMTNRFGYFFSHPVFDEKGKVLGIFVVKITGDEINSAIVESEIGRINTVMLVDKYGVVIASNRPERFLKSLGTLTIEEKRELQVSKKFLNTEIVPLQYGEVQKALRTGTSTLIMRVVDVEDNDTEIIHVDKIEDSPFYLVTEIRLGIVNNTVLHILAILLGFMLFGIVLSTAINYWLLSTALSPLKRFKEFAEGISSGDFSKTIDLKTDDELMDVAKTLNGMSKNLKDLYENLGARVEEQTQEIRKKAKDLNDQKVAILNILEDVEKEKRQSEALANDLEKFKQAVENASDQIVIADAEGTVVYGNKILEKITGYTPEEAIGKKAGTLWKKPMPPEYYAHLWNTIKVQKKTFIGEIENKRKNGEIYTAVISISPIFNKQGDIVYFVALERDITKEKEIDKAKTEFVSLASHQLRTPLSAINWYTEMLLSGDAGKITKEQKKFLEEVYRGNQRMVDLVNALLNVSRLDLGTFIIEPTSTDVAGLIQSVLGELRFEIKKRKLSVSTSFGTLPNPFLADQKLFRMVIQNLLSNAVKYTSTKGTVTIVVDTHSKGDALGERFLDEDSLVVSVTDSGIGIPVGEQDKIFSKLFRATNARESETEGTGLGLYMVKSIIDESGGKVWFISEEKKGSTFYVALSVDGMKKKEGSKKLD; via the coding sequence ATGTTTAAAAAATTGAAATTAAAAACAAAGATTATCTTTTCGATTTTTGTATCGGCGGTTATTTTATCAATATTAACAGCGGCTGGGGTCTATTTTTATCTCGGAAACACGCTTGTTAATGAAAAATTGAAAGAAACCGATAAACTTATTACTGAACAGGTTCATGAGAGTCGACAAATATTGGATAAAAATGAAGTTTTTGTAAAAACAATTGCCACCCAGGAGTATGTAAAAGAATACTTACAAAATCCTGATGAAAAAAAGAGGTTGGCAGTATTAAAGATATTTTCCGACTACGCATCTACAGACCCTAAGTATTTGTCGCTTTATTTGCTTAATACAAAAGGGATAGCGCTCCTTTCAACTGATCCGAGTTTTGTTGGACAAGATTATAGTTTCCGTGTGTATTATACGGAAGGTATGGCAGGAAGACCCTCCGTTGATCTTCTCCTTGGAAAAATGACAAATAGATTTGGATATTTTTTCTCACATCCTGTTTTTGATGAAAAGGGAAAGGTGCTCGGTATTTTTGTTGTAAAGATCACCGGTGATGAAATTAACTCCGCTATTGTTGAGAGTGAAATCGGACGAATAAATACGGTCATGCTTGTTGATAAGTATGGTGTAGTTATTGCCTCAAATAGACCCGAGCGTTTTTTGAAGAGTTTGGGAACTCTGACTATTGAAGAAAAAAGAGAATTACAAGTATCAAAAAAGTTTCTTAACACGGAAATCGTACCTCTTCAGTATGGTGAGGTACAAAAAGCTCTACGAACAGGAACTTCGACATTAATCATGAGGGTGGTTGATGTAGAAGATAATGACACTGAGATTATTCATGTTGATAAGATTGAGGACTCACCTTTTTATCTCGTTACTGAAATAAGATTAGGTATTGTGAATAATACTGTGTTGCATATTCTGGCAATTCTCTTGGGGTTTATGTTGTTTGGAATAGTTCTTTCTACGGCTATAAATTATTGGTTACTTTCTACAGCACTCTCTCCGTTAAAGAGGTTCAAAGAATTTGCCGAGGGTATTTCTTCTGGTGATTTTTCAAAAACAATAGATTTGAAAACAGATGATGAACTTATGGATGTTGCAAAAACATTGAATGGTATGTCAAAGAATTTAAAGGACTTATATGAAAACTTGGGTGCGAGGGTTGAAGAACAGACACAAGAAATAAGAAAAAAGGCAAAAGATTTAAATGATCAAAAAGTGGCAATTCTTAATATTCTTGAGGATGTTGAGAAAGAGAAGAGGCAATCTGAAGCTCTTGCAAATGATTTAGAAAAATTCAAACAAGCAGTAGAGAATGCATCAGACCAAATTGTTATTGCTGACGCAGAAGGTACCGTTGTGTATGGTAACAAGATTTTAGAGAAGATTACAGGATATACGCCAGAAGAAGCTATTGGTAAAAAGGCTGGAACATTGTGGAAAAAACCAATGCCACCTGAGTATTATGCACATTTGTGGAATACGATTAAGGTCCAGAAGAAGACATTTATTGGCGAGATAGAAAATAAAAGAAAGAACGGAGAAATATATACAGCTGTTATTAGTATATCTCCAATTTTTAACAAGCAAGGTGACATAGTATATTTTGTTGCCCTCGAGCGTGATATAACAAAAGAAAAGGAAATTGATAAAGCAAAAACCGAATTCGTTTCACTGGCTTCTCATCAGCTTCGTACACCACTCTCGGCGATAAATTGGTACACAGAGATGTTGCTTTCAGGTGATGCTGGAAAAATTACAAAAGAACAGAAAAAGTTTTTGGAAGAGGTGTATCGAGGTAATCAGCGCATGGTTGATTTGGTGAATGCGCTTCTTAATGTATCTCGTCTTGATTTGGGAACATTTATTATTGAACCAACATCGACAGACGTAGCTGGATTAATACAAAGTGTGTTAGGAGAATTGCGCTTTGAAATTAAGAAGCGAAAATTAAGTGTTTCAACATCATTTGGCACTCTTCCAAATCCTTTTTTGGCAGATCAAAAATTATTTAGAATGGTTATTCAAAATCTGTTATCAAATGCTGTGAAGTATACGTCCACAAAAGGAACAGTTACGATTGTTGTGGACACACACTCTAAAGGAGATGCACTTGGGGAAAGGTTTCTTGATGAGGATAGTTTGGTGGTGTCTGTAACTGATTCGGGTATTGGTATTCCTGTCGGTGAACAGGATAAGATTTTCTCTAAACTTTTCCGTGCCACTAACGCACGAGAATCTGAAACTGAAGGAACAGGTCTCGGGTTGTATATGGTCAAATCCATCATTGATGAATCAGGAGGGAAGGTGTGGTTTATCTCAGAGGAGAAAAAAGGTTCAACGTTTTACGTGGCATTATCTGTAGATGGAATGAAAAAGAAAGAGGGGTCAAAGAAGTTGGATTAG
- a CDS encoding trypsin-like peptidase domain-containing protein, with translation MKLYSIKKHGVQIGVVVSILLVLIVGFFVAMREIRTSCIHVEEEVAQTRARISVLEQHLSDITGDTEALKTSSALRDEDQIKESALLKEKLGALSGHLDAQETQIEKIVTTTDVSSLVTQWSPVVYRAECLFRKTDSGDIETSKGSALLESTSLGTRFITSGHVLSMDGARLIRCTLSASGSDAHVVIDDSNVVISRDVDFGYGYIAENTVSMKPSQICADKPRIGDAVLILGYPAIGAKETITATEGIISGFDENYFTTSAKIERGNSGGAAIDIKRNCFFGLPTLVFTGKIESLARILPASAF, from the coding sequence ATGAAATTGTATAGTATAAAAAAACATGGTGTACAGATTGGTGTTGTAGTAAGTATTTTGCTGGTTTTGATTGTAGGATTTTTTGTGGCCATGCGTGAGATTCGTACCTCATGTATCCATGTTGAAGAAGAGGTTGCACAGACTCGCGCGCGTATTTCTGTATTAGAGCAACATTTGTCGGATATTACTGGTGACACAGAGGCACTGAAGACGTCTAGTGCATTGCGTGACGAAGACCAAATAAAAGAAAGTGCTCTGTTGAAAGAAAAACTAGGCGCACTTTCCGGCCACTTGGATGCGCAAGAAACACAGATTGAAAAAATTGTTACAACAACTGACGTGAGTAGTTTGGTAACACAATGGAGTCCAGTGGTATATCGTGCGGAGTGTTTGTTCCGAAAAACAGATAGTGGTGATATAGAAACTTCCAAAGGATCGGCATTATTGGAAAGTACATCATTAGGTACACGGTTTATTACGAGCGGGCATGTTCTTAGTATGGATGGCGCTCGGTTGATACGGTGCACATTGTCAGCCTCTGGTAGTGATGCGCATGTTGTCATTGATGATTCAAATGTAGTGATCTCAAGAGATGTTGATTTTGGATATGGATATATCGCTGAAAATACCGTGTCTATGAAACCTTCTCAGATATGTGCTGATAAACCACGTATTGGTGACGCCGTTCTTATTCTTGGGTATCCTGCCATTGGGGCAAAAGAAACGATAACTGCAACTGAGGGTATTATTTCAGGATTTGATGAAAACTACTTCACCACTTCAGCAAAAATAGAACGTGGAAACTCTGGTGGTGCAGCAATAGATATAAAACGAAATTGTTTTTTTGGTCTTCCGACACTTGTATTTACTGGTAAAATAGAATCACTTGCGAGAATATTGCCAGCTTCAGCTTTTTAA
- a CDS encoding glutaredoxin family protein: MEQQTKNVSIYSTPTCHFCHMAKDFFTEKGITFTEYNVAEDMQKRTEMVDKTGQLGVPVISIVTTTIPEGQEGHENLIIGFDEGRLRKLLSIA; this comes from the coding sequence ATGGAACAACAAACAAAAAACGTCTCTATTTACTCAACACCAACATGCCATTTTTGTCACATGGCAAAAGATTTCTTTACTGAAAAAGGTATTACATTCACAGAATACAACGTTGCTGAAGACATGCAAAAACGTACTGAAATGGTTGATAAAACCGGGCAACTTGGAGTTCCTGTTATTTCTATTGTTACAACAACAATTCCTGAGGGGCAGGAGGGGCACGAGAATCTTATTATTGGTTTTGATGAAGGACGCCTTCGCAAGCTTCTTTCTATTGCATAA
- a CDS encoding cupin domain-containing protein, whose protein sequence is MKKGYKDNIEKLTLENENFRKVLYTAQHCQLVLMSLLPGEEIGSEVHEENDQFFRFEKGEGKVVINETEYSVSDGDAVIVPAGATHNVVNVSTTDMLKLYTIYAPAHHKDGVERHTKAEAIADGPEFDGVTTEA, encoded by the coding sequence ATGAAAAAAGGATACAAAGACAATATCGAGAAGCTCACATTAGAAAATGAAAATTTTCGAAAAGTGCTCTACACTGCACAGCACTGTCAATTGGTGCTTATGTCACTTCTTCCAGGGGAGGAAATAGGTTCTGAGGTGCATGAAGAAAATGATCAATTTTTTCGCTTTGAAAAAGGTGAAGGAAAGGTTGTGATCAATGAAACCGAGTACAGTGTTTCTGATGGAGATGCGGTTATTGTTCCGGCAGGAGCAACACACAATGTTGTTAACGTATCAACAACGGATATGCTCAAGCTGTATACTATCTACGCACCAGCACATCATAAGGATGGAGTTGAACGTCACACAAAAGCAGAGGCTATTGCCGATGGTCCAGAGTTTGATGGTGTAACAACTGAGGCATAA
- a CDS encoding tryptophan-rich sensory protein, with amino-acid sequence MPTYTWYQELIKPTWAPPSWLFGPVWSVLYIGIALSFGYVVYLFTKGRISFFVLLPFLLNIVFNLAFTPIQFGLRNNLLAGVDVLFVLGTLVWAMVVIYPHMRWVTYAQIPYLVWVCFATTLQFTVTYLNK; translated from the coding sequence ATGCCAACATATACGTGGTATCAGGAACTTATTAAGCCAACATGGGCACCGCCATCGTGGCTTTTCGGTCCTGTGTGGAGCGTACTGTATATTGGTATTGCACTCTCATTTGGATATGTGGTCTATCTTTTTACAAAAGGACGTATTTCATTTTTTGTACTTCTTCCATTTCTCCTCAATATAGTTTTTAATCTTGCGTTTACCCCAATACAGTTTGGATTACGAAATAACCTTCTTGCAGGTGTTGATGTCCTTTTTGTTCTGGGCACTCTTGTTTGGGCGATGGTGGTTATATATCCACACATGCGATGGGTTACGTACGCACAAATCCCGTATCTTGTATGGGTTTGCTTTGCTACAACATTACAATTTACTGTTACGTATTTAAATAAATAA
- a CDS encoding Gmad2 immunoglobulin-like domain-containing protein, with the protein MKKSILVGSFLFFSFFAGWYIFNQSIENPLGASIPDMIYVVSPRIHTEIASPLTISGRARGTWFFEGSFPVLLVDWDGKIIAEGFATTSEWMTEEFVPFTGTIEFSKPAYDKNGTLILKKDNPSGLSENDMALEIPVVFK; encoded by the coding sequence ATGAAAAAAAGTATTCTTGTTGGCAGCTTCCTTTTTTTCTCGTTTTTTGCCGGATGGTATATATTCAATCAGAGTATAGAAAATCCGCTTGGTGCGAGTATCCCAGATATGATATACGTAGTATCTCCTCGTATACATACTGAAATCGCATCGCCACTCACTATTTCTGGTCGTGCCCGGGGAACATGGTTTTTTGAAGGCTCATTTCCAGTTCTTCTTGTTGATTGGGATGGAAAAATAATTGCTGAGGGATTTGCCACTACGAGTGAATGGATGACAGAGGAGTTCGTGCCATTCACAGGTACAATAGAGTTTTCAAAACCGGCGTATGATAAAAATGGTACTCTGATTTTGAAAAAAGATAATCCTTCGGGGTTATCTGAAAATGATATGGCACTTGAGATCCCTGTTGTATTTAAGTAG
- a CDS encoding response regulator transcription factor, translated as METKKTILVVEDETPLRNALCDKLAGEGFHTLPAKNGVEGLQVALQEHPDLILLDVVMPLMDGVMMLQKLRADTWGAGAHVIILTNLSDTDSVAKAMDQEVFEYIIKSNIKIEELVKRVKEALGGE; from the coding sequence ATGGAAACAAAAAAGACCATCCTAGTTGTAGAAGACGAAACACCGTTGCGAAATGCTTTGTGTGACAAACTTGCAGGTGAAGGATTTCACACACTTCCTGCAAAAAATGGTGTAGAGGGATTGCAGGTAGCACTACAAGAACATCCAGACCTAATTCTCCTTGATGTTGTCATGCCACTTATGGATGGTGTAATGATGCTACAGAAACTGCGCGCAGATACGTGGGGTGCTGGTGCACATGTTATTATCCTAACGAACTTAAGTGATACTGATAGTGTTGCGAAGGCGATGGATCAAGAGGTGTTTGAATACATTATTAAATCAAACATAAAAATTGAAGAATTAGTGAAGAGGGTAAAGGAAGCACTCGGTGGAGAATAA
- a CDS encoding response regulator, translating into MVNPKKKILIIEDEKPLAHALELKLTKYGFDVHCAANGEDAVGDLERGGFALIVCDLVMPKMDGFQVLSVIKEKKIQTPIIVLTNLSQPQDEQRARELGANGFFVKADTPIVTIVETIKKMVG; encoded by the coding sequence ATGGTTAATCCAAAGAAAAAAATTCTTATTATTGAGGACGAAAAGCCACTGGCTCATGCGCTTGAACTTAAACTAACTAAGTATGGTTTTGATGTGCATTGCGCAGCTAATGGGGAAGACGCGGTGGGTGATTTAGAAAGAGGTGGGTTCGCACTTATTGTGTGTGATTTGGTTATGCCCAAGATGGACGGGTTTCAAGTTCTGAGTGTCATAAAAGAAAAAAAAATACAAACTCCAATTATTGTGTTGACAAATCTCAGTCAACCACAAGATGAACAACGTGCGCGTGAACTTGGTGCCAATGGATTTTTTGTTAAAGCAGATACGCCGATTGTGACTATTGTTGAAACTATAAAAAAGATGGTGGGGTAA